The following are encoded in a window of Variovorax paradoxus genomic DNA:
- a CDS encoding Bug family tripartite tricarboxylate transporter substrate binding protein yields MKLHRMRETEPAAPRRLLLKSCLAAGAAPWLASLSGGANAASRWPEKTVRMVVAFPAGGPTDATARLVAQKLTGALGQSVIVDNRPGASGSIGTASLIKSAPDGYTVSMFGMPALVAPIVYRNNQYDVRKDFTCVASVYDLPLVLMINPLVLPGVNDLKGFIAAAKAQPVNYSTAGSGSIGHLAMEQLKDMGGFPMQHVGYKGSAPAITDLLGGQIGAMFVDLVAAMPHIRSGRLKALALGSADARAFLPEVPSVAQQGFAGFNVSSWSGLIVPNGTPAAVVTRLDSELRRILAEADTKRGLENIGALSAYQPPEVMKRRMASEFERWNKVASEKDISI; encoded by the coding sequence ATGAAATTGCATCGCATGCGCGAAACCGAACCCGCCGCCCCGCGCCGGCTCCTGCTGAAGTCGTGCCTCGCGGCCGGCGCGGCGCCCTGGTTGGCGTCGCTGTCCGGTGGCGCCAACGCGGCGAGCCGCTGGCCCGAGAAAACCGTTCGCATGGTCGTGGCCTTTCCGGCCGGCGGCCCGACCGATGCGACCGCGCGCCTGGTCGCGCAGAAGCTGACCGGCGCGCTCGGCCAGTCCGTCATCGTGGACAACCGCCCCGGCGCCTCGGGGTCCATCGGCACCGCGTCGCTGATCAAGTCGGCGCCCGACGGCTACACGGTGTCGATGTTCGGCATGCCCGCGTTGGTCGCACCGATCGTCTACAGGAACAACCAGTACGACGTGCGCAAGGACTTCACCTGCGTGGCGTCGGTCTACGACCTGCCGCTGGTCTTGATGATCAACCCGCTGGTGCTGCCGGGCGTGAACGATCTCAAGGGCTTCATTGCGGCCGCCAAGGCGCAGCCGGTCAACTACTCCACCGCGGGGTCGGGCAGCATCGGCCATCTGGCGATGGAGCAACTCAAGGACATGGGCGGCTTTCCGATGCAGCACGTGGGCTACAAGGGCAGCGCGCCGGCCATCACCGACCTGCTGGGCGGGCAGATCGGCGCCATGTTCGTCGACCTGGTCGCGGCCATGCCGCACATCCGCAGCGGTCGGCTCAAGGCACTGGCGCTCGGCTCTGCCGATGCACGGGCCTTCCTGCCCGAGGTGCCGTCCGTCGCGCAGCAAGGCTTCGCCGGTTTCAACGTGAGCAGCTGGAGCGGCCTGATCGTGCCCAACGGCACGCCGGCCGCCGTGGTGACCCGGCTCGATTCGGAACTGCGCCGCATCCTGGCCGAAGCGGACACGAAGCGCGGGCTCGAAAACATCGGCGCGCTCAGCGCCTACCAGCCGCCCGAAGTCATGAAGCGCCGGATGGCCAGCGAGTTCGAGCGCTGGAACAAGGTGGCGTCGGAGAAGGACATCTCGATCTGA
- a CDS encoding Bug family tripartite tricarboxylate transporter substrate binding protein has translation MSYRKLAMGLALGACALAPALALAQQVTRLVVPFAAGGGTDQYCRILAQELNKQGLNVIIENKPGASGILAADYVARAKPDGQTVLVSSLGTLANNSVLYEKLPYDPVKDFAPVTQIAYQPAIVVGRTDLPYKNIKEMVAYARQHPGKINRGSPGAAILTNLAPIAFEKEQGISTLHIPFNGDAPALQALLGNQIDIHGTSITGSLPYVKSGKLRVLGVMDAQRLPQVPDAPTFKEQGFDMEATLWYSLSVPTGTPKPVIDRLNKAVNQVIADPEFIARARAIGMEPRGGTPEELARFIKVEADRWLPILRSLNLPKQSH, from the coding sequence ATGAGCTATCGCAAACTCGCCATGGGGTTGGCGCTGGGGGCCTGCGCACTCGCCCCGGCCCTCGCCCTTGCCCAGCAGGTGACCCGTCTCGTCGTGCCCTTTGCGGCCGGTGGCGGCACCGACCAGTACTGCCGCATCCTGGCCCAGGAGCTCAACAAGCAGGGCCTGAACGTCATCATCGAGAACAAGCCCGGCGCCAGCGGCATCCTGGCGGCCGACTACGTGGCGCGCGCCAAGCCGGACGGGCAAACCGTGCTCGTGTCGTCGCTGGGCACGCTCGCGAACAACAGCGTGCTCTACGAGAAGCTGCCGTACGACCCGGTGAAGGACTTCGCGCCCGTCACGCAGATCGCCTACCAGCCCGCCATCGTCGTGGGTCGCACCGACCTGCCCTACAAGAACATCAAGGAAATGGTGGCCTACGCCAGGCAGCACCCCGGCAAGATCAACCGCGGTTCGCCCGGCGCGGCCATCCTGACCAACCTGGCACCCATCGCTTTCGAAAAGGAACAAGGCATCAGCACCTTGCACATTCCTTTCAACGGCGACGCCCCCGCGTTGCAGGCCCTGCTGGGCAACCAGATCGACATCCACGGCACGTCGATCACGGGGTCGCTGCCCTACGTGAAGTCGGGCAAGTTGCGCGTGCTCGGCGTGATGGACGCACAACGCCTGCCGCAGGTGCCCGACGCTCCCACGTTCAAGGAACAGGGCTTCGACATGGAAGCCACGCTGTGGTACTCGCTTTCGGTTCCCACCGGCACGCCCAAGCCGGTGATCGATCGGCTGAACAAGGCCGTGAACCAGGTGATCGCCGACCCCGAGTTCATCGCCCGTGCCCGCGCCATCGGCATGGAGCCGCGCGGCGGCACGCCCGAAGAACTGGCCCGGTTCATCAAGGTCGAGGCGGACCGCTGGCTGCCGATCCTGCGCAGCCTGAACCTGCCCAAGCAATCGCACTGA
- a CDS encoding SMP-30/gluconolactonase/LRE family protein yields MTVKITRVGTTQDQLGESPCWDADAQALNWIDALAGTLWRLKPGAGLPEQHPLPAPVGSIAPCRSEAVVVALRHSFARYDFATRTLAHLARIPVDHPNVRFNDGKCDPAGNFLAGTMHVDRQAGEAVKGGLYRLRPDLRVEHLADDIGFANGPCFSPDGRVLYLADSLERTLWAYDYDPDGPLRNKRLFAKTHAFDSGPDGATVDAQGFLWTVLTRAAKLARYAPDGTLERLVELPVSYPTSICFGGARLEHMYLTSISRSARLEGNQAQDGGLFVITGLPATGRLPDRFADV; encoded by the coding sequence ATGACCGTGAAGATCACCCGGGTCGGGACGACCCAAGACCAATTGGGCGAGAGCCCCTGCTGGGATGCCGATGCGCAGGCGCTGAACTGGATCGACGCGCTGGCCGGCACGCTGTGGCGGCTGAAGCCCGGGGCAGGGCTGCCCGAGCAGCACCCCTTGCCCGCGCCCGTGGGGTCGATCGCGCCGTGCCGCAGCGAGGCCGTCGTGGTGGCGCTGCGCCACAGCTTTGCGCGCTATGACTTCGCCACGCGCACGCTGGCGCACCTGGCCCGCATTCCCGTGGACCATCCGAACGTCCGCTTCAACGATGGAAAGTGCGATCCGGCGGGCAACTTCCTGGCGGGCACCATGCACGTCGATCGGCAGGCCGGCGAGGCGGTGAAGGGCGGGCTCTACAGGTTGCGCCCCGACCTGCGCGTGGAGCACCTGGCCGACGACATCGGCTTTGCCAACGGGCCTTGTTTCAGCCCCGACGGCCGCGTGCTGTACCTGGCCGACAGCCTGGAGCGAACCCTCTGGGCCTATGACTACGACCCGGACGGCCCCTTGCGCAACAAGCGCCTGTTCGCGAAGACGCACGCGTTCGACTCCGGGCCCGACGGGGCGACGGTCGATGCGCAAGGGTTCCTCTGGACGGTGCTGACGCGTGCCGCCAAGCTGGCGCGCTATGCGCCGGACGGCACGCTGGAGCGCCTCGTCGAGCTGCCGGTGAGCTACCCGACGAGCATCTGCTTCGGTGGGGCCCGCCTGGAGCACATGTACCTGACCAGCATTTCACGCAGCGCGCGGCTGGAGGGCAACCAGGCGCAGGATGGCGGGCTGTTCGTGATCACGGGCCTGCCCGCCACGGGGCGGCTGCCCGATCGCTTCGCAGACGTCTAG